In one Deltaproteobacteria bacterium genomic region, the following are encoded:
- a CDS encoding saccharopine dehydrogenase NADP-binding domain-containing protein codes for MAQYPVVVYGASGYTGMLIVDWLIDQQIPFTAVARNAKRVQEMMTERVVRLESATYEIVETEHTVEALARVFKGARVVCNTVGPFVRHGAVAVAASLEAGCHYIDTTGEQSYILEVRDRYGDAYRQAGLLLAPSTAYMYTFAEIAAELALETHGVDCLETATLCRGARFAAAGVTVGSTASIFGMARVKQHYLWEKQLVEHPVTACFNVVDPSFLRPVFSLPWSGTSLPVFYQHDARVRSCIAAVGFYDNDVMQLAHGFFQKWDAEYKTLPAAQQDAILKAAVESTTPSMPPRERTTTVRTVDFAIGRGQLAAVRATVHGVTAYISTGALQAAAVVKLLDGETARVGFASACKAFGHRYLLGFLEQRGLARATITQL; via the coding sequence ATGGCCCAGTATCCCGTCGTTGTCTACGGCGCCAGCGGCTACACCGGCATGCTGATCGTGGACTGGCTGATCGACCAGCAGATCCCGTTCACCGCCGTGGCGCGCAACGCGAAGCGTGTGCAGGAAATGATGACCGAGCGTGTGGTGCGCCTGGAGTCGGCCACCTACGAGATCGTCGAGACCGAGCATACCGTCGAGGCGCTCGCCAGGGTCTTCAAAGGCGCCCGGGTCGTCTGCAATACGGTCGGCCCCTTCGTCCGGCATGGCGCGGTCGCCGTCGCGGCGTCGCTCGAGGCTGGCTGCCACTATATCGACACCACCGGCGAGCAGTCCTACATCCTCGAGGTGCGGGATCGCTACGGCGACGCCTACCGCCAGGCCGGCCTGCTGTTGGCGCCCTCGACCGCCTACATGTACACGTTCGCGGAGATCGCCGCCGAGCTCGCGCTCGAGACGCACGGCGTCGATTGCCTGGAGACCGCGACGCTGTGTCGCGGCGCCCGCTTCGCCGCGGCCGGTGTGACGGTCGGTTCGACCGCGTCGATCTTCGGCATGGCCCGCGTCAAGCAGCACTACCTCTGGGAAAAGCAGCTGGTCGAGCATCCGGTGACCGCCTGCTTCAACGTGGTCGATCCGAGCTTCCTGCGGCCGGTCTTCTCGCTGCCGTGGAGCGGCACGTCTCTGCCGGTCTTCTACCAGCACGACGCGCGCGTCCGGAGCTGCATCGCGGCGGTCGGCTTCTACGACAACGACGTGATGCAGCTCGCGCACGGCTTCTTCCAGAAGTGGGATGCGGAGTACAAGACGCTGCCGGCGGCGCAGCAGGACGCCATCCTCAAGGCCGCCGTCGAGTCGACGACGCCGAGCATGCCGCCGCGCGAACGCACGACGACCGTGCGTACCGTGGATTTCGCGATCGGCCGCGGCCAGCTCGCAGCCGTGCGAGCGACGGTGCACGGCGTGACGGCGTATATCTCGACCGGCGCGCTGCAAGCCGCCGCGGTGGTGAAGCTGCTCGACGGCGAGACGGCGAGGGTCGGCTTCGCCTCGGCCTGCAAGGCATTCGGCCACCGCTACCTGCTCGGTTTTCTCGAGCAGCGCGGCCTCGCTCGCGCCACGATCACGCAGCTCTAG
- a CDS encoding acyl-CoA dehydrogenase family protein: MKLKSRMTLPAAGLSGFETPLSEEEAAVQGGVHRFAKEVLRPLGADLDKMTAAEVIAPGSPYYGVFTEFAKLGLDPAMLAGSPPEIAVRMESLIGEELGWGDAGLAVSLQVAGFPMLMAAALGNEELVDLCTGRIGCWMITHPDKGSDVQIFDMAREWTPDQPGNKGNMWGRLQGDEIVINGQCSAWVSNGAVAQVALGYIGAEYDGSFLDEDGRPHGMAVIIPLDLPGVSKGKPLDKLGQRSLPQGEIYFDNVKVPKRFAVALRDDYYGNMASAWSFAGTVMSQTFTGVARAAFELALRYCHERRQGGKLLIDHQLTRYRLGDMLRRVELCRSVARRSLAFARLSPLTHPYVTAASKVTVTQEAMRVVEEAFQLFGGSGTSREYPIERLFRDTRAALIEDGENYVLTMRLGLLAQQLYAEGWSQS; this comes from the coding sequence ATGAAGCTGAAATCGAGGATGACGCTGCCTGCCGCCGGATTGTCCGGCTTCGAGACGCCACTGTCCGAAGAGGAGGCGGCCGTGCAGGGCGGAGTGCATCGCTTCGCCAAGGAGGTATTGCGTCCGCTGGGCGCCGACCTCGACAAGATGACCGCCGCCGAGGTGATCGCGCCGGGCTCCCCCTACTACGGCGTGTTCACGGAGTTCGCCAAGCTGGGGCTCGATCCGGCCATGCTGGCCGGATCGCCGCCCGAGATCGCCGTGCGCATGGAGTCGCTGATCGGCGAGGAGCTGGGTTGGGGCGATGCGGGATTGGCCGTGTCGCTGCAAGTGGCCGGCTTCCCCATGCTGATGGCAGCCGCCCTTGGCAACGAGGAGCTGGTGGATCTCTGCACGGGCCGCATCGGCTGCTGGATGATCACGCATCCCGACAAGGGCAGCGACGTGCAGATCTTCGACATGGCGCGCGAGTGGACCCCGGATCAGCCGGGCAACAAGGGCAACATGTGGGGTCGCTTGCAGGGCGACGAGATCGTGATCAACGGCCAGTGCTCGGCCTGGGTGTCGAACGGTGCCGTCGCGCAGGTGGCGCTCGGGTACATCGGAGCCGAGTACGACGGCAGCTTCCTCGACGAGGACGGCCGGCCCCACGGCATGGCGGTGATCATTCCCCTGGATCTGCCGGGCGTCTCGAAAGGCAAGCCGCTCGACAAGCTTGGCCAGCGATCGCTCCCCCAGGGCGAGATCTATTTCGACAACGTCAAGGTGCCGAAACGCTTCGCCGTCGCCCTGCGGGACGACTACTACGGCAACATGGCCTCGGCGTGGTCGTTTGCCGGCACCGTCATGAGCCAGACGTTCACCGGGGTCGCGCGGGCGGCGTTCGAACTGGCGCTGCGGTACTGCCATGAGCGTCGGCAGGGCGGCAAGTTGCTCATCGATCACCAGCTGACGCGCTACCGTCTCGGCGACATGCTGCGCCGGGTCGAGCTCTGCCGCTCGGTGGCCCGGCGCTCACTGGCCTTCGCGCGGCTGTCGCCCCTGACGCACCCCTATGTCACCGCGGCGAGCAAGGTCACGGTCACGCAGGAAGCGATGAGGGTGGTCGAGGAAGCCTTCCAGCTGTTCGGCGGCTCGGGGACGTCGCGTGAGTATCCCATCGAACGGCTGTTCCGGGACACGCGCGCGGCGTTGATCGAGGACGGCGAGAATTACGTCCTGACCATGCGGCTCGGGCTGCTCGCGCAGCAGCTCTACGCCGAGGGATGGTCGCAGAGCTGA